The Methanobacterium sp. region AAAACGTCCCATCATCACTAAAAGAAAGACCGAAATTGAGCCTGAACTCCGCCCTGAATTTATAGAGAAGATTAAAAGGCGAGAAAAGCAAAAACCTGTTAAATATGATTTTTAAATACTATTTTTTTATCTTTTCGGGTGTTTCCTGTTGTATGAAGTAGTTATTAATCCATAATAGCCCCTAACTCATTTTGAATTAAAAATAATATTTTATCAGTTGTTTGCACTTGCTCTTGCACAGCAAAGAAGCAATTCATCTTCTGCACGCAATTTGAAATCTTTCCCATTTACCAGTTAAATATTTCATTGTGACCTCCAGAACACTGCAACAATCTATTTATTAAACTATTCATTATTATAAATAAAGCTAATCACAGTTAAGGCATAAAGGATGATAAAATGGATAGAAAAATATTAATTCCACCTATAATTTTATTTTCAATTTTATTTATAGTTGCAATATCAGGCTGCACAATAAAAGCAACTGCTAACAGTACTTTTGGGGAAAAACCCCCTGCTACAACGGGCGATCTTTACATAGCAAATTCAACTGGGAACCATTTTGACAGAAACAATACCACTTATTATTATGTATGGGGCTACGTTGGAAATAAAGCGCTTAAAGATGCTTCTAATGTTGAAATCACTGCTGATGTTTTTGATGAAAATGATACTTTAATTGCAACCAACAATAGCGCATCATTAAAACCTGAAACAATACCTACAGAAGGTCAATCTCGCTTTTATCTGCGCTTTGAGGATCCTGAACGGAAAATAGTAAGATATGAATTGAAAGTAGTTATCCAAAGTTAATTTCTCATTAATGCATCTTTTGAGCATCGAAAATTGCCTTAAATTTCCCATTCTCCAGTGAAATAAGCTCATTCCACTTTCCAGACTCAATTAAACGACCATTTTCAATTAAGTAAATAATATCAGCACTACGAATAGTCGATAACCTGTGCGCAATCATCAAAATCGTCATATCGCCGTGAAGTTTCTCTATTGAGTCCAGTATTTTTTTCTCATTTTTTGAATCCAGATTGCTGGTGGCTTCATCCAGTATCAAAAGGGATGGTTTGCGTAGCAATGCTCTGGCAAGAGCTAAACGCTGCTTTTCTCCACCTGATAAAAGGACTCCACGGTCTCCAATCAATGTATCAAGCCCCCCTGGTAGTTTTAAAACAAATTCATGGGCCGATGCTAATTTCAGCGCATTTAAAATTTCTTCATCACTGGCTTTAGGGTCTGCAAAAAGTAAATTGTTCCTCACAGTATCATTAAACAGAAACGTGTCCTGGGCAACGTATCCTATCTGCTTTCGCCAGCTTGGAGCGTTTTCAGGTCTTAATGAACCATCAATCAATATCTGTCCTTTATCAGGTTTCATTAGTCCCATAACCAAATCACAAACTGTACTTTTACCTGCACCAGATAAACCAACAATTGCAGTTGTTTTACCGGTCCCAATATCTAAATTAAGTCCTTCAATACCAAAGGACCCTTTTTCTTTATTATAATAAAAAGAAACATTCTTAAATTTAATTTCCTCCGAAAATTGAATATTTTCTAAGTCATTCTGATTTTCAGTTGCTTTTTTGCATTCTTCTTCTAAATTCATTACAGATGCAAAGGCAGGTAGCATGTTTATGAAATACTGATAGCTTCTTTGAATAATTGAAAAACGAGGAATCATCCTTACAAATAAAAATAAAAGAATTAAAAGCTCTGCTGTAGAAATCCTGATAAAGCTGATTAAAATAAATACAATTAAACTTAAAATGGCTACAGACCCTATGTCAAAAAGTAATTTCACATCAGCATAATTTTTTATTGCGTTCATGTAACTTCCTGATACTTCATCAGCCACATCAGAAAATTCATGAACATTCTTCTCTTCCATATTGAAACTTTTAACTGTTTTCATTCCATCAAGGTGCTGAATCGCTGCTGAATACATATTCTTAGTAACGGAAGTTATTTTTTCACCACTTGAACCGGCAGATTGGGTTCTATTTTTAAGTAAAAGCAATAATATAATTCCTACAAGAAAAACAAGTCCTGTTATTAGCCCTGATAATTTAAGTGCAAATATAATATAAACTGTTAAAACCAGCAAACTGGCAACAAGAGTCAAAAACTGTCCTGTTCCGGTGCTGATTCTTTCAATCTCATTGGTTAATGCGTGGGCAAAATCAGAAGATCTGCTCCTTGTAAAGAAAATCCAGTTTGAGCCAGTGATTCTTTTAAAAAGGCGCTTTCTTAATTTAGCTGCAAACTCGTACTGGATTTTAGAAGTCTCGGTGGTCTGAAGTTTATAGATAAAGGCATTTAAACTGATTATAAACACATAGATCAGTAAAACTACCGCCAAAGTGGGTGTTATCCCGATTGAATTAAAAATTGATGCCACAAAGTCAGCTATTTGACCAAGTGATCCCTGCTGAACATCCAGTCCAACAAGCTGAAGTAAAGGAACAAGTAATAAAAGACTTATTCCTTCAGTTAAACTTGTAAAAACCATTAAAGCCAGCGCTAATGTCACATTTTTAGATTTAAAACTTTTGAGGGTTGTTATGTATTTCCATAACCTGTTATCAATGATATTGAAGTTCATTAAAATCCTTTTTGAACCATTTCTATAAATTCCCTTGAACTTAATCATGAATTCATTTATTTTTATGGTTTTTACGAGTTTCCATATAATATTTAAGACTCCTCTTCAAGTTAGTGCAATTTTTAAAGCAATGTTAAAATAAGGATAGGTAATGTTAAATTATTTGTTAAAATTAATTCATAACCCTGAATAAATATGTAGTACATGGGCATGGGTCTTACAAAATTACTTTTGTTCCAGCTTTCACACAGGAGATTCTTTTTGTTCCACTTTTCACAAAAATTAAATTCTTAAGTGCAAATTTTCACAACCAGAAAATCTTAATGTGTCCTTTTTCACAATTCATTTTTATCTCTATCCTATCATAAAATGAAGGATAAAAAAGAAATTATTTAGCCTATTTTAAGTAAATATGGCCATATTTTATCCAATATTTTAAATTAATTTAAATGCATTTAATTTAAGAATTTTAATTATTTATCCTCATTTTGAAAAGCCTTTAAAGCTCATTAAATCGAAATTTGTATCCCATAATCAGTGCTGCCATCACAGAAACATTTATATGGTATTTTCACATATTATACACTAAATCATATATATAATCGTGAATTTTATCACAGCAAATTACCTATTTTTAATAGTTTTTCACATTACCTCGATTATATGCATAAATAAAGATTTTAGTAATAATTAAGAATTATTCTTAAAAAAATTAGGTCTATGAGGTGAAAAAAGAATGCAAAGAAGTATGCTTATGATTTTAATATCATTTATCTTTGCAATTGTATTATGTGGAGCTTCAGCGGCTGCTGTTAATGATACTGCAAATGAAACGCAGGATTCAATCGGCTGCACTGCAGATCCTATAATAAACGGGACAGTCACGATAAATGAATATGGTCACATAAGACCTTTACAGGGTGCCACAGTCACTGTTAACACAACAGCGTCCAGCAGCAGAATACTGGGCACTGCCACAACCGATGAAAATGGATATTATTCAATAGGTTTTTACAGTACAGATACCACTTTCCGGGTGACATCCAGTTACATTGGATGTGACAACATAACCCGGACAGTAAACGTTAGCCCCGGATCTGATTACCCCACGGATCCTAACTACTACGGCACTGCAAACATCGAAATGACCCCTAAAACCGCTACATTAACCGGAACTGGAAACGGTAGGAACGTGTACATTCAGGGACAGAATAAAACAGGTTTTGCAGGAGTGATAAATGTTAGAGTTGATGGTAATACTTATCAGGCCTACTGTATTGATCTTTTCACTCCGATTAACATAGGGGATGTTTTACTGGTTAACGGGCCGTTACCAGGAACAGCAGGAGATCTACCAGGTGGAGTGGATTGGGGAAAGGTAACATACATTATAAATAATTACAACCCTTCCAGCAGCAATAATGAAGCCGCAGCTATACAGTGCGCAATCTGGTACTTCACATCACTACATTATGGACCTTACGGCGGACCTAATCCTATACCTGGATACTACCAGTTCATGACAGCCCCTAACGATG contains the following coding sequences:
- a CDS encoding FxLYD domain-containing protein, which gives rise to MDRKILIPPIILFSILFIVAISGCTIKATANSTFGEKPPATTGDLYIANSTGNHFDRNNTTYYYVWGYVGNKALKDASNVEITADVFDENDTLIATNNSASLKPETIPTEGQSRFYLRFEDPERKIVRYELKVVIQS
- a CDS encoding ABC transporter ATP-binding protein produces the protein MIKFKGIYRNGSKRILMNFNIIDNRLWKYITTLKSFKSKNVTLALALMVFTSLTEGISLLLLVPLLQLVGLDVQQGSLGQIADFVASIFNSIGITPTLAVVLLIYVFIISLNAFIYKLQTTETSKIQYEFAAKLRKRLFKRITGSNWIFFTRSRSSDFAHALTNEIERISTGTGQFLTLVASLLVLTVYIIFALKLSGLITGLVFLVGIILLLLLKNRTQSAGSSGEKITSVTKNMYSAAIQHLDGMKTVKSFNMEEKNVHEFSDVADEVSGSYMNAIKNYADVKLLFDIGSVAILSLIVFILISFIRISTAELLILLFLFVRMIPRFSIIQRSYQYFINMLPAFASVMNLEEECKKATENQNDLENIQFSEEIKFKNVSFYYNKEKGSFGIEGLNLDIGTGKTTAIVGLSGAGKSTVCDLVMGLMKPDKGQILIDGSLRPENAPSWRKQIGYVAQDTFLFNDTVRNNLLFADPKASDEEILNALKLASAHEFVLKLPGGLDTLIGDRGVLLSGGEKQRLALARALLRKPSLLILDEATSNLDSKNEKKILDSIEKLHGDMTILMIAHRLSTIRSADIIYLIENGRLIESGKWNELISLENGKFKAIFDAQKMH